A section of the Citrobacter farmeri genome encodes:
- a CDS encoding N-acetylmannosamine-6-phosphate 2-epimerase, whose protein sequence is MKTVLDSLKGKLIVSCQALENEPLHSPFIMSRMALAAAQGGAVGIRANSVVDIRAIKEIVSLPVIGIIKRDYPGSEVFITATLREVDELMTVEPEIIALDATARPRPGGQTLEELVTQIRARYPSVLLMADIATVDEAVTAERLGFDCVGTTLYGYTAETVGHVLVENDCGFLREVLAAVSIPVVAEGNVDTPERAARCLALGAHTVVVGGAITRPQQITARFIAAIAS, encoded by the coding sequence ATGAAAACTGTACTGGATTCCCTGAAAGGTAAATTAATCGTCTCCTGTCAGGCGCTGGAAAATGAACCTCTACACAGTCCGTTTATTATGTCACGTATGGCGCTGGCGGCAGCACAAGGCGGTGCGGTAGGTATCCGTGCGAACAGCGTGGTGGACATTCGTGCTATCAAAGAGATTGTCTCCCTGCCGGTGATTGGGATTATCAAACGCGATTACCCTGGCAGTGAGGTGTTTATCACGGCCACTCTCCGGGAAGTGGATGAGCTGATGACCGTTGAACCGGAAATTATTGCCCTGGATGCCACTGCGCGCCCGCGCCCCGGTGGTCAGACGCTGGAAGAGTTGGTCACGCAGATCCGCGCTCGCTACCCGTCCGTACTGCTGATGGCGGATATTGCAACCGTAGACGAGGCGGTGACAGCCGAGCGTCTGGGGTTTGACTGTGTGGGCACCACGCTCTACGGCTATACCGCAGAAACCGTTGGGCATGTGCTGGTGGAGAATGACTGTGGGTTCTTGCGTGAGGTGTTGGCAGCGGTCAGCATTCCGGTCGTGGCGGAAGGGAACGTCGATACTCCGGAACGCGCCGCACGTTGCCTGGCATTAGGCGCTCATACCGTGGTGGTGGGCGGGGCAATCACTCGTCCGCAGCAGATAACGGCACGCTTTATCGCAGCGATCGCCTCTTAA
- the queE gene encoding 7-carboxy-7-deazaguanine synthase QueE, translating into MQYPINEMFQTLQGEGYFTGVPAIFIRLQGCPVGCAWCDTKHTWDKLEDREVSLYSILAKTKESDKWGAASSEDLLAVIGRQGYTARHVVITGGEPCIHDLMPLTDLLEKNGFSCQIETSGTHEVRCTPNTWVTVSPKVNMRGGYDVLSQALERANEIKHPVGRVRDIEALDELLATLSDDKPRVIALQPISQKEDATRLCIETCIARNWRLSMQTHKYLNIA; encoded by the coding sequence ATGCAGTACCCGATTAACGAGATGTTCCAGACCCTGCAAGGTGAGGGTTATTTTACCGGCGTCCCCGCCATTTTTATTCGTTTACAGGGATGCCCGGTTGGCTGTGCCTGGTGCGATACCAAACACACCTGGGATAAGCTTGAGGATCGGGAAGTTTCCCTGTACAGCATCCTGGCGAAGACCAAAGAGAGTGATAAATGGGGGGCGGCAAGTAGTGAAGATCTGCTGGCAGTGATTGGCCGACAAGGGTACACCGCGCGTCATGTGGTGATTACCGGCGGTGAGCCCTGCATCCATGATCTAATGCCGCTTACCGACCTGCTGGAAAAGAACGGTTTTAGCTGCCAGATAGAGACCAGCGGTACGCACGAAGTGCGCTGCACACCCAATACCTGGGTGACCGTTTCTCCGAAGGTGAACATGCGTGGTGGTTATGATGTCCTGTCTCAGGCACTGGAACGCGCAAATGAGATTAAACATCCGGTTGGGCGCGTACGTGATATTGAAGCGCTGGACGAACTGCTTGCCACGCTGAGCGACGATAAACCGCGGGTGATTGCGCTGCAACCTATCAGTCAGAAAGAAGATGCCACACGCCTGTGCATCGAAACCTGCATCGCGCGCAACTGGCGCTTGTCGATGCAAACACACAAGTATCTGAATATTGCCTGA
- the queD gene encoding 6-carboxytetrahydropterin synthase QueD: MMTTTLFKDFTFEAAHRLPHVPEGHKCGRLHGHSFMVRLEVTGEVCPHTGWIIDFAELKAAFKPTYDRLDHYYLNDIPGLENPTSEVLAKWIWDQVKPAIPLLSAVMIKETCTAGCVYRGE; this comes from the coding sequence ATGATGACCACCACCCTGTTTAAAGATTTCACCTTCGAAGCCGCTCACCGTCTGCCTCATGTTCCTGAAGGACATAAATGTGGCCGTCTGCACGGACATTCTTTTATGGTGCGCCTTGAAGTCACCGGTGAAGTCTGCCCGCATACAGGCTGGATTATCGATTTCGCCGAATTAAAAGCCGCATTCAAACCGACTTACGACCGACTCGATCATTACTATCTGAACGACATTCCCGGTCTGGAAAATCCGACCAGCGAAGTGTTGGCGAAATGGATTTGGGATCAGGTCAAACCTGCTATTCCACTGTTGAGCGCAGTTATGATCAAAGAGACCTGTACGGCGGGTTGTGTGTATCGCGGGGAATAA